One genomic segment of Vibrio penaeicida includes these proteins:
- a CDS encoding HD domain-containing phosphohydrolase, with product MRCSFLLTLLTYLNCLVSAQLVASERITSEQLKLATEGLEHSQHILILHSYDPSYEWTADIQQGINTAFKHSNALVAPSIEYLDSKRIHEKSYYESFKLFLNLKYENYHFDGIIVSDDRALEFIKGFDSELVKNVPIVAIGINDKSASLTSLSEAVHIVYEEDNILDNIKLIIKIRPNIKKLYLLSDNSMTSSIVRGEIKTHIRQFKNIELVELTAETLEQAQEVLIRASENDAVLLTHFNSELESGVFHSYDKIARKISHSSSAPVFVLWRHNIKGDILGGRVQDPYSLGIYAVKLLSKELPLLLSQSLPDSKPYQDLFNYAALERFNISKLMLPKRAEIVNKPTSFVEANLRILFISGSIIAVLVVIIAMQSVSIRQKRELANKNRKIYELQDKTLNVQKDMIYILGEAIESRSGETGNHVKRVASLSSKLAQLYGLDKSECDLLEVISPMHDVGKIAIPEAILDKPGKLTEQEWQLMKTHTISGFNLLNSSDGDVMALAAVVALEHHEHWDGNGYPNGKKGEDIHLYARITAIADVFDALLSQRCYKSAWRISEVKELFMEKCGKQFDPEICALLIENIEEFIELRRLHPDNVVPLEHAI from the coding sequence ATGAGATGTTCGTTCTTACTAACGTTATTGACCTATTTAAACTGCTTGGTTTCTGCTCAGCTCGTTGCAAGTGAGCGGATAACCTCAGAGCAGTTGAAGCTAGCCACTGAAGGGCTAGAGCACTCACAGCATATTCTTATATTGCATTCATACGACCCTTCTTATGAATGGACAGCCGATATTCAGCAAGGCATCAACACGGCGTTTAAACACAGCAACGCGCTGGTTGCTCCTTCAATCGAATACCTAGACTCAAAACGCATTCATGAAAAGTCATATTATGAATCGTTTAAACTCTTTCTTAACCTTAAATATGAAAATTATCACTTTGATGGAATTATTGTAAGTGATGATAGAGCCCTTGAATTTATTAAAGGCTTTGACAGTGAGCTTGTAAAAAATGTGCCGATAGTAGCTATTGGTATTAATGATAAAAGTGCATCTTTAACTTCTTTATCTGAAGCGGTACATATTGTATACGAAGAAGACAATATATTAGATAATATTAAATTAATTATAAAAATAAGACCAAATATTAAAAAGTTGTACCTTCTTTCTGATAACAGTATGACATCGTCAATTGTTAGAGGTGAAATAAAAACGCATATTCGTCAGTTTAAGAATATTGAACTCGTTGAACTGACTGCGGAAACGTTGGAACAAGCACAAGAAGTCCTAATTCGTGCGTCTGAGAATGATGCTGTTCTCTTAACACACTTTAATAGTGAATTAGAAAGTGGCGTGTTCCATAGCTACGATAAAATCGCGAGAAAAATCAGCCATTCTAGTTCCGCACCAGTATTCGTTCTCTGGCGGCACAACATAAAAGGCGACATTCTTGGTGGTCGCGTGCAAGATCCGTATTCTTTGGGTATATATGCCGTTAAGCTGCTAAGTAAAGAGCTACCACTTTTGCTTTCTCAGTCTCTTCCTGATTCAAAACCGTATCAAGATCTATTTAATTACGCAGCGCTTGAAAGGTTTAATATTTCAAAACTCATGTTGCCCAAGCGTGCAGAAATAGTGAATAAGCCCACTTCCTTTGTCGAAGCAAATCTACGAATACTATTCATCTCAGGGAGTATCATTGCTGTCTTAGTCGTCATCATAGCGATGCAGTCTGTTTCAATCCGGCAAAAAAGAGAGCTTGCGAATAAGAACAGGAAAATTTATGAACTTCAGGACAAGACACTTAATGTTCAAAAAGACATGATTTACATCTTAGGCGAGGCAATAGAGTCGCGTTCTGGAGAAACAGGTAACCACGTAAAGCGTGTTGCAAGCCTTTCTAGTAAGCTTGCTCAACTTTACGGTTTGGATAAATCGGAATGCGATCTACTAGAAGTCATTAGCCCAATGCACGATGTAGGTAAAATAGCCATTCCTGAAGCGATATTAGACAAACCAGGGAAACTGACTGAACAAGAATGGCAATTGATGAAGACTCATACAATAAGTGGGTTTAACTTGCTCAATTCATCAGACGGGGACGTTATGGCGCTTGCGGCTGTTGTTGCTCTGGAACATCACGAGCATTGGGACGGTAATGGCTACCCAAATGGTAAGAAGGGAGAGGACATCCATCTCTACGCTAGGATCACAGCAATCGCAGATGTATTCGATGCACTTTTGAGCCAACGGTGTTATAAAAGTGCGTGGCGTATATCTGAAGTGAAAGAGCTGTTTATGGAAAAATGTGGAAAGCAATTTGATCCGGAAATATGTGCCTTACTTATTGAAAATATAGAAGAATTTATAGAATTGCGTCGTCTTCATCCTGATAATGTCGTTCCTTTAGAGCACGCCATATAG
- a CDS encoding outer membrane protein transport protein — protein sequence MFKTNSLNSSTLKASLFIVSVLSSGIANAAGYQIAFDSVSGLGRAYAGEATIGDNATAMGRNPATMALFEQAQFSGSLIYFDAAIDVVGSSSAQSSSDIVPSQVIPASYYVQPLNDKWAFGIGLYSNYGLGTDLKDTFQSGDIAGDTSVKTVNINPALSYRINDMLSVGAGISYIYAMGKATRHLGGGASSFGKQSTDKLLSWEGDGGAFGWNIGALVELDESTRFGLSYRASSTPKLKGDFTDHTPGVVAIPGGGTVSSSAAVPLPATLEFSGYHDLNDTFAIHYSALWTNWSEYTEFKASGSGCTVNSGTCFRKQENYNDSWRWALGTTYRLDPSVRLRAGLALDKKAGDTTLSIPDQDAIWYTAGMEYQHSADWSFDFGLAYMDRSTEKFTESSLFASNHNYEMKGHLVIVGMQANYKF from the coding sequence ATGTTTAAAACAAATTCCCTGAATTCCTCAACTTTGAAGGCTTCACTCTTTATTGTATCTGTGCTGAGTTCAGGCATTGCCAACGCTGCAGGTTATCAAATTGCATTCGATTCGGTCAGCGGTCTAGGCAGAGCCTATGCAGGTGAAGCTACCATTGGGGACAATGCGACCGCCATGGGGAGAAACCCAGCTACAATGGCACTATTCGAACAAGCTCAGTTTTCGGGCTCATTGATCTATTTCGATGCGGCTATCGACGTTGTTGGATCGAGTAGTGCGCAATCTTCTAGTGATATTGTTCCTTCGCAAGTGATTCCCGCTAGTTACTACGTTCAGCCACTCAATGATAAGTGGGCGTTCGGTATTGGTTTGTATTCCAATTATGGTTTAGGTACCGACTTAAAAGACACGTTTCAATCGGGAGATATTGCTGGCGATACATCAGTAAAGACCGTCAACATCAACCCTGCTCTATCATATCGAATCAACGACATGCTCAGTGTCGGTGCTGGGATAAGTTACATCTACGCTATGGGTAAAGCGACTCGCCATTTAGGAGGCGGTGCATCTTCTTTTGGTAAGCAAAGCACAGACAAGCTTCTTAGTTGGGAGGGTGATGGCGGCGCGTTTGGGTGGAATATTGGTGCTCTTGTTGAGTTAGACGAAAGTACACGCTTTGGTCTGTCTTATCGTGCGAGTTCTACCCCGAAGTTAAAAGGCGACTTTACTGACCATACACCGGGCGTTGTCGCGATTCCTGGCGGTGGAACCGTATCCAGCAGCGCTGCCGTACCGCTACCAGCAACTCTGGAGTTTTCTGGCTACCACGATTTAAACGATACTTTCGCTATTCATTACAGCGCGCTATGGACAAACTGGAGCGAATATACTGAATTCAAAGCATCTGGAAGCGGTTGTACCGTTAATTCCGGAACGTGCTTCAGAAAACAAGAAAACTATAACGATAGCTGGCGCTGGGCGTTAGGAACCACCTATCGATTAGATCCATCCGTACGTCTTCGTGCTGGACTTGCGCTTGATAAAAAAGCTGGAGACACAACGTTAAGCATCCCAGATCAAGATGCTATTTGGTACACCGCAGGCATGGAGTACCAACACTCGGCAGATTGGTCTTTTGATTTTGGGCTTGCTTACATGGATCGCTCTACTGAAAAGTTCACTGAGAGCAGCTTATTTGCCAGTAATCATAATTATGAAATGAAAGGGCATCTGGTCATTGTCGGCATGCAAGCCAATTATAAGTTTTAA
- a CDS encoding glycerophosphodiester phosphodiesterase family protein: protein MKSLLKAITAVVLLGSSVNAIAHETVQLGPRPFYLIEDMDNGSLKRKLQNCSSGSFYRSDFSIGHRGAPMQFPEHTKESYLAAIQMGAGILECDVTFTKDKELVCRHSQSDLHTTTDVLAHSDLAAKCTVPFQPANPTTGEKAKAECRTSDFTLSEFKRLKGKMDGTNAMAPTVEEYMNGTAGWRTDLYSSKGTLLTHAESIALFKKHGVKMTPELKAPAVEMPFNGFTQEMYAEKLVSEYRSANVPASDVFAQSFNLEDVKYWIQNNSEFGKQAVYLDDRVYNDENFKPTLQGMKDLVDSGVKIIAPPMYALVTLDASGKIVPSEYTKLAKKAGLDIITWTLERSGPLGNGGGWYYQSIKDATNNDGDTMVLLDVLAKEVGVLGVFSDWPATTTYYANCMNM, encoded by the coding sequence ATGAAGAGTTTACTTAAGGCGATTACAGCAGTGGTATTGCTTGGTTCGTCGGTTAATGCCATTGCACACGAAACAGTACAACTTGGACCTCGCCCTTTCTATTTAATAGAGGACATGGACAACGGATCACTTAAACGTAAGTTACAGAACTGCAGTTCCGGTTCTTTTTATCGCAGTGATTTCTCCATTGGTCACCGCGGAGCACCAATGCAGTTTCCAGAACACACCAAAGAATCTTATCTTGCCGCGATTCAAATGGGCGCAGGCATACTTGAATGCGATGTTACCTTCACCAAAGATAAAGAGCTGGTATGTCGTCATTCGCAAAGCGATTTGCACACCACTACCGATGTATTAGCGCACTCAGATCTCGCGGCAAAATGCACCGTACCATTCCAACCTGCTAACCCAACAACGGGTGAAAAAGCGAAAGCGGAATGCCGTACTTCAGACTTCACGTTATCGGAATTCAAGCGTCTAAAAGGCAAAATGGATGGCACGAACGCTATGGCGCCAACTGTAGAAGAGTACATGAATGGTACAGCCGGCTGGAGAACGGATTTGTATTCCAGTAAGGGCACATTGCTGACACATGCAGAAAGTATCGCGCTGTTTAAAAAGCATGGGGTAAAAATGACGCCTGAACTAAAAGCACCTGCGGTTGAAATGCCGTTCAATGGCTTTACTCAGGAAATGTACGCAGAGAAGTTGGTGAGTGAGTATCGCTCTGCGAACGTACCCGCAAGCGATGTGTTTGCTCAATCATTTAATCTTGAAGATGTGAAATACTGGATTCAGAACAACTCAGAGTTTGGTAAGCAGGCGGTGTATTTGGATGATCGTGTCTACAACGACGAAAATTTCAAACCAACACTGCAGGGAATGAAAGATCTGGTGGATTCGGGCGTGAAAATTATTGCCCCGCCAATGTACGCGTTAGTGACATTAGATGCGTCTGGCAAAATTGTTCCGTCTGAATATACCAAATTGGCTAAGAAAGCGGGTTTGGACATCATTACTTGGACACTTGAACGCTCAGGACCATTAGGAAATGGTGGCGGTTGGTACTACCAATCCATTAAAGACGCGACCAACAATGATGGCGACACCATGGTTTTACTGGATGTATTGGCGAAAGAGGTGGGTGTACTGGGCGTGTTCTCAGACTGGCCAGCAACCACGACTTACTATGCGAACTGCATGAACATGTGA
- a CDS encoding aromatic amino acid transport family protein, with protein MNTQKSRIFGSTLIIAGTTIGAGMLALPLASAGIGFLASLVIMFFIWLLMVYTALLMLEVHQFADHDATLHTLAEQFLGQKGKWVASCAMLFLFYALCAAYIAGGGGQFHQRLVSTMSFSVSQEASTVLFTVLVAAIVTMGTASVDKINRVLFSVKIIAMGVALYVLAPGINTGYLVNMPLQQGLLISALPVIFTSFGFHGSIPAIVKYLNKDIKGLRVALIIGASLPLLLYILWQISTLGVLSQSDLANQSGLSALMVSLTDASQSGAIKNAIAVFADLALLTSFLGVSLGLFEFLGDSLKSVVKASRTRTAAITFIPPMAFALYYPQGFIMALGYAAIALVVLAIFLPVKMAHKARKIHSEEFEYKVAGGSLSLTICTTAGIVIITTQLLISFGFLASTG; from the coding sequence ATGAACACACAAAAATCTCGCATCTTTGGCAGCACTTTAATTATTGCCGGGACAACAATTGGAGCAGGAATGTTAGCCCTGCCCCTCGCATCAGCAGGTATTGGCTTTTTGGCGTCGTTAGTCATCATGTTTTTCATATGGCTATTAATGGTCTACACCGCACTTCTCATGTTGGAAGTACATCAATTTGCTGATCATGATGCCACTCTTCATACGCTTGCTGAGCAATTCCTTGGGCAAAAAGGGAAATGGGTGGCCAGTTGTGCGATGCTATTTTTGTTTTATGCACTTTGCGCAGCCTACATTGCTGGCGGTGGTGGGCAATTTCATCAACGCTTAGTATCCACTATGAGTTTTTCAGTCAGCCAAGAGGCGTCTACGGTTCTGTTTACAGTTCTCGTAGCGGCGATCGTCACCATGGGCACAGCGTCTGTCGATAAGATTAACCGAGTATTGTTTTCCGTAAAAATCATCGCAATGGGCGTGGCTTTATACGTTCTGGCACCTGGGATAAATACCGGTTACTTGGTGAATATGCCTTTGCAGCAGGGCTTATTAATTTCTGCACTTCCAGTTATTTTTACATCATTTGGTTTTCACGGCAGTATTCCGGCAATCGTAAAATACTTAAATAAAGACATAAAAGGCTTAAGGGTAGCGCTGATCATTGGGGCATCTTTACCTTTACTCTTATACATACTCTGGCAAATCTCGACGCTGGGTGTTTTAAGCCAGAGCGATCTTGCCAATCAAAGTGGGTTAAGTGCGCTTATGGTTTCGCTTACGGATGCTTCTCAGTCGGGCGCCATCAAAAACGCCATTGCTGTATTTGCTGATCTAGCGCTGCTAACGTCATTCTTGGGCGTCAGTTTGGGGTTATTTGAGTTTTTGGGGGACAGTCTTAAATCGGTCGTCAAAGCGTCGAGAACCCGGACAGCGGCTATTACATTTATCCCACCGATGGCATTTGCTTTGTACTATCCCCAAGGTTTCATTATGGCATTGGGGTATGCGGCAATTGCACTTGTTGTGCTCGCTATTTTCCTTCCTGTCAAAATGGCTCATAAAGCGCGGAAAATTCACTCAGAAGAGTTTGAGTATAAAGTAGCAGGAGGCTCGTTAAGCCTTACTATATGTACGACAGCCGGTATCGTCATTATTACTACACAGCTTCTGATTTCTTTCGGATTTTTAGCATCCACTGGATAG
- a CDS encoding acyl carrier protein phosphodiesterase, whose translation MNYLAHLHIADHCKSNLLGNLLGDFVKGSPEGRYHKDIVDGIKLHRFVDSYTDTHSLVKSLKPLFPSELRRYAPIALDMFWDHCLANRWEEHHSQSLQQFCSHSEHLIKRTQPSTLPSRFVTMSSHMWEGRWMESYADLENIQFALSRMAMRRPKLEKLSLCSQVLAQQYDPLIEAFDSLYPDVLAQSKQFFKAL comes from the coding sequence ATGAATTACCTCGCCCATCTTCATATTGCCGATCATTGTAAAAGCAATTTGTTAGGAAACTTGTTAGGGGACTTTGTCAAAGGGTCTCCTGAAGGTCGCTACCACAAAGACATTGTCGATGGCATCAAGCTTCACCGATTTGTTGACTCGTATACCGATACACATAGCCTAGTTAAATCGCTGAAACCTCTTTTCCCCTCAGAATTGCGGCGCTATGCACCCATTGCACTTGATATGTTTTGGGATCATTGCCTAGCGAATCGATGGGAAGAGCATCATAGTCAATCACTCCAACAATTTTGCTCACACTCGGAGCATCTCATTAAACGAACCCAGCCTAGTACGCTGCCTTCGCGTTTTGTCACCATGTCTTCACATATGTGGGAAGGTCGATGGATGGAATCCTATGCGGATCTTGAAAACATCCAGTTTGCGTTATCGCGAATGGCGATGCGCCGACCAAAGCTAGAAAAGCTGAGCCTTTGCTCGCAAGTGCTGGCTCAACAATATGATCCACTTATTGAAGCATTTGACTCGCTTTACCCTGATGTTCTTGCCCAATCAAAGCAATTCTTCAAAGCTTTGTAG
- a CDS encoding DEAD/DEAH box helicase produces the protein MSFEQLGLQPAILARLSKLNFKEATPVQERAIPLVLQGKDVLAGAQTGTGKTAAYGLPIIQRLIENPKPLKDELVRGLVLVPTRELAQQVLDNLTDYAEELDIKVLAVYGGTSMRVQTDNLKGGVDILVATPGRLLDHVFTKNIQLTETEVLVLDEADRMLDMGFMPDIQRILRKLNDARQTLFFSATFAGNVKKVAYKILTDPEEVQVTPSNSTAETVKQMVYPVDKKRKAELLAYLIGSRNWQQVLVFTKTREGSDSLVKELKLDGIKAASINGDKSQGARQKALDDFKSGKVRALIATDVAARGLDIHQLEQVVNYDMPYKAEDYIHRIGRTGRAGSDGFAISLMSRDEEYLLKTIENLLDKRLPQEWLAGFEPSLVEELSEDKPRKRQSRSAEKRKMKAKMNIHKGRGKSKK, from the coding sequence ATGTCTTTCGAACAACTCGGCTTACAGCCAGCCATTCTTGCTCGCCTTTCTAAACTCAACTTCAAAGAGGCAACACCTGTTCAAGAGCGCGCTATACCGCTTGTTCTACAAGGGAAAGATGTACTGGCAGGGGCGCAGACGGGAACAGGTAAAACTGCCGCTTATGGTTTACCCATCATTCAGCGACTCATCGAAAACCCCAAGCCACTAAAAGACGAACTTGTACGTGGGTTGGTATTGGTACCAACGCGAGAGCTCGCGCAGCAAGTTCTGGATAACCTAACCGATTACGCTGAAGAGCTGGATATAAAAGTGCTTGCCGTTTATGGCGGTACGAGCATGCGCGTTCAAACGGACAATCTAAAAGGTGGGGTAGACATATTGGTGGCGACTCCGGGAAGACTTCTGGATCATGTCTTTACGAAAAATATCCAGCTAACTGAGACGGAAGTGCTTGTTCTGGATGAAGCCGATCGCATGCTAGATATGGGTTTCATGCCCGATATTCAGCGAATACTCCGTAAGCTGAATGATGCTCGTCAAACGTTGTTTTTCTCTGCTACTTTTGCCGGTAACGTAAAAAAGGTCGCTTACAAGATACTCACCGATCCTGAAGAGGTTCAGGTTACGCCAAGCAATTCAACAGCTGAAACTGTAAAACAGATGGTCTACCCAGTAGATAAAAAGCGCAAAGCTGAACTACTGGCCTATTTGATTGGATCGCGAAACTGGCAACAAGTGTTGGTGTTTACTAAAACCCGAGAGGGATCAGATTCATTGGTGAAAGAGCTCAAATTGGATGGAATCAAAGCAGCGTCTATCAACGGAGATAAAAGCCAAGGCGCAAGACAAAAAGCATTGGATGACTTTAAATCTGGAAAGGTCAGAGCGCTGATAGCGACAGACGTAGCAGCCAGAGGTTTGGATATTCACCAGTTAGAGCAAGTCGTGAATTACGATATGCCTTACAAAGCAGAAGACTACATTCACAGAATCGGAAGAACGGGTCGAGCGGGTAGTGATGGCTTTGCTATTTCACTAATGAGTAGAGACGAAGAATACTTGCTCAAGACCATTGAGAACCTGCTGGATAAGCGTTTACCACAAGAGTGGTTAGCGGGTTTTGAACCTAGCTTGGTTGAAGAACTTTCAGAAGACAAACCAAGAAAACGCCAAAGTCGAAGTGCAGAAAAACGTAAAATGAAAGCAAAAATGAATATTCACAAAGGTCGCGGGAAATCCAAGAAATAG
- a CDS encoding HAD-IA family hydrolase: MDKIRCVIFDCEGTLVDSETLCCQAIVDVFAHFNKPISLEDCLNHFQGGKPADILSETCHRLNCNLSLDLLEPLYRDRKQSLYEAKLKPVKGASYLLKQLQQMGINVCIASNSESDRIAHALELTNLDGFFHNAIYSAFDANSWKPEPDLLLYAALNMGVSPKECIYVDDTLKGVEAGIKARMQTYYYRPSQPEYQVDHELVHTISNIEELLKSLEEKDPQFNLNFSAL, translated from the coding sequence ATGGATAAAATACGTTGCGTTATTTTTGATTGTGAAGGCACGTTGGTTGATAGTGAAACATTATGCTGTCAAGCGATTGTCGATGTGTTCGCCCATTTCAACAAGCCTATATCACTTGAAGATTGCCTCAATCATTTCCAGGGTGGAAAGCCTGCGGATATCTTGTCTGAAACTTGCCATCGCTTAAACTGCAATTTATCTCTCGACTTGCTCGAGCCTTTATATAGAGATAGAAAACAGTCTTTGTATGAAGCGAAGCTTAAACCTGTAAAGGGAGCAAGCTACTTGCTTAAGCAGTTGCAGCAAATGGGCATAAATGTCTGCATAGCGTCTAACAGCGAAAGCGACAGAATTGCACACGCCCTCGAGCTCACAAACTTAGATGGTTTTTTCCACAACGCCATTTACAGTGCATTTGATGCAAACAGCTGGAAACCAGAACCTGATCTATTGCTTTATGCAGCGTTAAATATGGGAGTTTCTCCAAAAGAGTGCATTTATGTTGATGACACCCTTAAAGGGGTGGAAGCGGGTATAAAAGCGCGGATGCAAACGTACTACTACCGCCCGAGTCAGCCAGAGTATCAAGTCGATCATGAACTCGTACACACCATATCAAACATAGAAGAGTTGCTAAAATCGCTGGAAGAAAAAGATCCTCAGTTTAATTTAAATTTTTCAGCACTTTAA